AATTTCTATCCACCCTCTCCTCGCTCCATTCCCGAGGAGGCTGATCTATCTTGGATCGCAAAGCTCAAGAAAGACTATCCCGATATTGCTCTTGTGGCGGTGGTTGTGAATCCCGAGGAGAGCCTACTTGCACGCCTCCGCGAGGCCCTCTGCTTCGATGCCATTCAGTTTCACGGGGACGAGTCCCCTGAGTTCTGCGCTACTGAGGGAGCCCGATTTCCTTACTGGATCAAGGCTCTGCGGATTCGCTCGGAAGCGGACCTTGAGGAGGCGACCGCTTTTGAAACCCCTTGGCTCCTTCTCGATGCCGCTGTTCCAGGAACCTACGGAGGGAGCGGTCATACCATTGATTGGAGACTGGCCTGCCGCTTTGTTGGGGACCATCCCGAGAAGCAAGTGATCCTTGCCGGAGGGCTCACTCCCGACAATGTGAACGGCGCCATCGCACAAGTGCATCCCCATGCCGTCGATGTCGCCAGTGGTGTCGAATCAGCTCCCCGCGCCAAGGACCCAGAAAAGGTGAGTGCGTTCATAGCGAATGCCATGAATGGTTGAAGCGTGAAAGTGTTAAAATAGTTACACAAAGAAGAGGCTCTACCTTTGAGCAATTCTTGTGTCTCATGCTTGTTTTCCTTTGAAACTCACCAACTGTTCAACTAATCACCCTAATCCCATGAGCAAAACCTACCGTATCGCAGTACTAGCCGGAGACGGCATCGGACCCGAAGTCATGGCAGAGGCCGCCAAAGTCCTGCGTGCCGTAGAGAAAAAGTTTGGATTCATTCTTCAGGAAACCGCAATGCCCGTAGGAGGTGCCGGAATCGACCAAACCGGCAAAGCCCTACCTGCGGAGACCCTGAAGGTCTGCGAGGAGAGTGATGCGATCCTCTTTGGCTCCGTCGGCGGTCCCAAGTGGGAGAACCTTCCCCCGAACGAGCAGCCCGAGCGAGCGGCTCTGCTGCCATTACGTAAGCATTTCGGACTCTTTGCCAATCTACGCCCCTGCATCTGCCTGCCGGAGCTGGCCCATGCTTCCCCTCTCCGCCCTGAGTCGGTGGCCGGCGGTGTCGATGTCCTCTGTGTGCGCGAACTCACCGGCGGTCTCTACTTTGGAGAGCCTAAGTTTCTCAAAGATACCGGAGAGAATGAAGTCGATCCGATCGCAGTCGACACGATGGTCTATAAAAAAAGCGAGATCGAGCGAATCGCCCGCGTCGCTTTCGAAGCTGCCCGTGGTCGCGGCAAGAAGCTCACATCCATTGATAAGGCTAATGTGCTCCAGAATGGCATTCTCTGGCGCCGGACTGTGAGCGAGATTGCAAAGGAATACCCCGATGTCCAACTCTCCCATCTCTATGTCGATAACGCAGCGATGCAACTCATCAAGAACCCGAAGCAGTTCGATGTGGTCTTGGCCGAAAACCTCTTCGGCGATATCCTGAGCGACGAGATGG
The sequence above is a segment of the Verrucomicrobiota bacterium genome. Coding sequences within it:
- a CDS encoding phosphoribosylanthranilate isomerase; amino-acid sequence: MSHSRVIPFFDQKPAAPKICGITSSEDAIRTIESGAGALGFNFYPPSPRSIPEEADLSWIAKLKKDYPDIALVAVVVNPEESLLARLREALCFDAIQFHGDESPEFCATEGARFPYWIKALRIRSEADLEEATAFETPWLLLDAAVPGTYGGSGHTIDWRLACRFVGDHPEKQVILAGGLTPDNVNGAIAQVHPHAVDVASGVESAPRAKDPEKVSAFIANAMNG
- the leuB gene encoding 3-isopropylmalate dehydrogenase codes for the protein MSKTYRIAVLAGDGIGPEVMAEAAKVLRAVEKKFGFILQETAMPVGGAGIDQTGKALPAETLKVCEESDAILFGSVGGPKWENLPPNEQPERAALLPLRKHFGLFANLRPCICLPELAHASPLRPESVAGGVDVLCVRELTGGLYFGEPKFLKDTGENEVDPIAVDTMVYKKSEIERIARVAFEAARGRGKKLTSIDKANVLQNGILWRRTVSEIAKEYPDVQLSHLYVDNAAMQLIKNPKQFDVVLAENLFGDILSDEMAMIAGSLGMLPSASLGKSKGRSCRFGMYEPSGGTAPDIAGKGIANPIAQILSVGMMLRHSLNEAAAAEAIDAAVRSVIASGLRTGDIWSEGTTRVGTAEMGDAIAKAI